A stretch of the Arthrobacter sp. PAMC 25486 genome encodes the following:
- a CDS encoding LCP family protein, whose protein sequence is MGRRRAETGQAKAASTPRSGPRSSAGPVGRHFKPAKKPSLWLRITALTLSAVVVLGLGTAGLLFYKLQTNVTTAELNVGIGNKSSNQPQAEQTGSLQILIMGTDTRAGANSEYGTADDSTGEGNADVMLLMDISADNSRVSVTSFPRDLMVPIPDCKSADGNGVIAGSLAGQLNASLQAGPGCTVAAINDITGLTIDHFMLADFTAVKELSTALGGVEVCIDHALNDNPGSGLVLPAGNSWISGEQALQFLRTRHSFGDASDLSRIQAQQYFLGSMIRKVKSEGTLTNLPKLYNLADVVTRNLTIDQGLANIPSMVGIATRLAKIDLAQVAFVTVPTAAYVGDNNKVQLLEPDAAQFFAALRNGTSLTPEPAAPEETPGTETPGAETDPATDPATEVPAYDKALQPISIANASSLVGRSMELIQLLAADGFTNTFSVGDVPAEAQTRVLYGADMADVAADVAALFKLPETAVVSDPTIVGVRLLVGSDWVSGTEYGTTVVPEKIVSSTADQPGQCLTVNPDMYPR, encoded by the coding sequence ATGGGGCGTCGCCGTGCCGAAACGGGGCAAGCGAAAGCTGCCAGCACCCCACGCAGTGGACCCCGCAGCTCAGCAGGGCCGGTCGGCAGGCACTTCAAGCCGGCGAAGAAGCCCTCACTGTGGCTGCGGATCACGGCACTGACGCTCTCGGCCGTCGTGGTGCTCGGTCTGGGAACCGCAGGCCTGCTGTTTTACAAGCTGCAGACCAACGTGACCACGGCAGAACTAAACGTGGGGATCGGCAACAAGTCCTCCAACCAGCCGCAGGCCGAGCAGACAGGCTCGTTGCAGATCCTGATCATGGGCACCGACACCCGAGCCGGAGCCAACAGCGAGTACGGTACGGCCGATGACTCCACCGGCGAGGGCAACGCCGATGTCATGCTGCTGATGGACATTTCAGCCGACAACAGCCGCGTCTCCGTCACCAGTTTTCCACGCGATTTGATGGTCCCCATCCCGGACTGCAAGAGTGCCGACGGCAACGGCGTCATCGCAGGGTCGTTGGCGGGCCAGCTCAACGCCTCCCTTCAGGCGGGGCCGGGATGCACCGTTGCGGCGATCAATGACATCACCGGGCTGACCATCGACCACTTCATGCTGGCCGACTTCACCGCCGTGAAGGAACTCTCAACAGCCCTAGGTGGCGTGGAAGTATGCATCGACCACGCTCTGAATGACAACCCAGGGTCAGGGCTGGTGCTGCCAGCAGGCAACAGTTGGATTTCGGGGGAACAAGCCTTGCAGTTCCTGCGCACCCGCCATTCATTCGGTGATGCCAGTGACCTTTCCCGCATCCAGGCCCAGCAGTATTTCCTCGGCTCCATGATCCGCAAGGTCAAGAGCGAAGGCACCCTGACCAACCTGCCCAAACTGTATAACCTGGCCGACGTGGTCACAAGGAACCTGACCATCGACCAGGGCCTGGCCAACATTCCCTCCATGGTGGGCATTGCCACGCGCCTGGCAAAGATTGATCTTGCCCAGGTGGCGTTTGTCACAGTTCCCACTGCGGCGTACGTGGGCGACAACAACAAGGTCCAGCTTTTGGAGCCAGACGCCGCACAATTCTTTGCCGCCCTGCGCAATGGCACCTCGCTCACGCCGGAGCCCGCGGCCCCGGAGGAAACCCCCGGCACGGAAACGCCCGGTGCAGAAACTGATCCGGCCACGGACCCGGCCACCGAAGTCCCGGCCTACGATAAGGCACTCCAGCCGATATCCATCGCCAACGCCTCATCCCTGGTGGGCCGGAGCATGGAACTCATCCAGCTGCTGGCCGCTGACGGCTTCACCAACACCTTCAGCGTGGGTGACGTGCCGGCGGAGGCGCAAACCCGGGTGCTTTACGGTGCCGACATGGCCGATGTTGCCGCCGATGTTGCGGCCCTGTTCAAGCTGCCCGAAACGGCCGTGGTCTCCGACCCGACCATTGTTGGCGTGCGCCTGCTGGTGGGCAGCGACTGGGTGTCCGGCACCGAATACGGCACCACGGTGGTCCCGGAGAAAATTGTCTCCAGTACGGCCGATCAACCCGGCCAGTGCCTGACCGTCAACCCGGACATGTACCCGCGCTGA
- the era gene encoding GTPase Era — MSKNKGKSGLIESKGDDFRAGFAVLAGRPNAGKSTLTNALVGQKVAITSAKPQTTRHTIRGIVHRDNFQLVLVDTPGLHRPRTLLGKRLNDLVADTLSEVDVIGFCLPANEKIGPGDRYIAAQLGNVGNKPVIAIVTKTDTVDRQAVTDQLIAVEKLGREVIGERGFAAVVPVSAVEDFQVETLAKVFADYLPLSPALYPDGELTDEPEAVMVAELIREAALEGVRDELPHSLAVVVEEIIPREGRSEDNPLLDVRVNLYVERPSQKAIIIGKGGARLREVGTNARKGIEALLGTKIYLDLHVKVAKDWQRDPKQLVKLGF, encoded by the coding sequence ATGAGTAAGAACAAGGGCAAGTCCGGCCTGATTGAAAGCAAGGGCGATGACTTCCGCGCAGGTTTTGCCGTTCTTGCAGGCCGCCCCAATGCGGGCAAGTCAACATTGACCAATGCGCTCGTGGGGCAGAAGGTGGCCATCACCTCCGCGAAGCCGCAAACCACCCGGCACACGATTCGCGGAATCGTCCACAGGGACAACTTCCAGCTGGTCCTGGTGGACACCCCCGGACTGCACAGGCCCCGGACATTGCTGGGTAAGCGCCTGAACGACCTCGTTGCGGACACGCTGTCGGAAGTGGATGTCATCGGCTTCTGCCTGCCCGCCAACGAAAAGATCGGCCCCGGTGACCGCTACATCGCAGCACAGCTGGGCAACGTGGGCAACAAGCCGGTCATTGCCATTGTGACCAAAACTGACACGGTCGACCGGCAGGCGGTGACGGACCAGCTCATAGCTGTTGAGAAGCTGGGCCGGGAGGTCATCGGCGAAAGGGGATTTGCCGCCGTCGTGCCTGTCTCCGCCGTGGAGGATTTCCAGGTTGAAACGCTGGCGAAGGTATTTGCCGACTACCTGCCGCTGTCACCAGCGCTCTATCCCGACGGCGAACTCACGGATGAGCCCGAAGCCGTCATGGTTGCGGAGCTGATCCGTGAGGCAGCCCTGGAAGGTGTGCGGGATGAACTGCCACACTCCCTGGCGGTTGTGGTGGAGGAGATCATCCCCCGAGAGGGGCGTAGCGAGGACAATCCGCTGCTGGATGTGCGGGTGAACCTTTACGTTGAACGGCCTTCCCAGAAGGCCATCATCATCGGCAAGGGAGGCGCCAGGCTGCGCGAGGTGGGCACCAATGCACGCAAGGGCATTGAGGCGCTGCTGGGCACTAAGATTTACCTGGACCTGCACGTGAAGGTCGCCAAGGACTGGCAGCGTGATCCCAAGCAGCTGGTCAAGCTGGGCTTCTAA
- a CDS encoding hemolysin family protein, whose product MTLVALPVMGVIFTVIAAFMAALESALSFFPRHDAEAVAAHGRHASLEKVLAEPAVHLNALRFWRVWSEMAAAVAVAIFLVGLLGNEWIAGLIATVVMAVLGFMLVGVSPRRLGRMHASALIGRSAWLVHLLRRILGPIPEWLIRLGSLLAKDTTGSDDAFVSEEEFREFVDRASEADMIEDDEAELIHSVFDLGETMVRAVMVPRTEIISVDQGGALEDALEIFLRSGYSRIPVIGESTDHILGVLYLKDVVATLHRLGDHEEAPKVEQLARSVRYVPESKTVADLLKELQRESTHFAIVVDEYGGTAGLVTLEDLIEEIVGEIADEYDQVSPEVQKLPDGRYLVKARMAIDELGELFGKDIDDDEVDTAGGLLAKHLGRIPSVGNSVEVNGILLVAQRIEGSPNRVSHLIASAIEPAENDSTAIKTPTEQQHRSDHE is encoded by the coding sequence GTGACGCTTGTTGCTTTACCGGTCATGGGAGTGATCTTCACTGTCATCGCCGCCTTCATGGCCGCCCTCGAGTCAGCTTTGAGTTTCTTTCCCCGCCATGATGCCGAGGCAGTGGCTGCCCATGGCCGCCACGCATCCCTGGAAAAAGTGCTGGCAGAACCCGCCGTCCACCTCAACGCACTGCGATTTTGGCGCGTGTGGTCCGAAATGGCTGCCGCAGTTGCTGTTGCCATCTTCCTTGTTGGTTTGTTGGGCAATGAATGGATTGCCGGTCTCATCGCCACAGTCGTGATGGCTGTCCTGGGATTCATGCTGGTCGGTGTTTCCCCACGCAGACTGGGCAGGATGCATGCAAGTGCACTGATCGGGCGTTCCGCCTGGTTGGTGCACCTGCTGCGGCGGATCCTGGGCCCCATCCCCGAATGGCTCATCCGGCTTGGTTCGTTGCTGGCCAAGGACACCACGGGCAGTGACGACGCCTTTGTCAGCGAAGAGGAATTCCGCGAATTCGTTGACCGTGCCAGTGAAGCGGACATGATCGAAGACGATGAAGCAGAACTGATTCACAGTGTCTTTGACCTGGGCGAAACCATGGTGCGCGCCGTCATGGTGCCGCGCACGGAAATCATCAGCGTTGACCAGGGCGGCGCCCTTGAGGATGCACTGGAAATTTTCCTGCGCTCAGGGTACTCCCGCATCCCCGTCATAGGCGAGAGCACCGACCATATTCTTGGCGTGCTGTACCTGAAGGATGTTGTTGCCACGCTGCACAGGCTTGGGGACCACGAGGAAGCGCCCAAGGTGGAGCAGCTGGCAAGAAGCGTCCGCTACGTGCCGGAATCCAAAACTGTCGCCGACCTCCTGAAGGAACTGCAACGCGAATCCACCCATTTCGCCATCGTTGTGGACGAGTACGGCGGTACCGCCGGGCTTGTGACACTGGAAGATTTGATCGAGGAAATTGTCGGCGAAATCGCCGACGAGTACGACCAGGTTTCACCAGAGGTACAAAAACTGCCCGACGGCAGATATCTCGTCAAGGCCCGCATGGCCATCGATGAGCTGGGGGAACTCTTCGGCAAAGACATTGACGACGACGAAGTGGACACGGCAGGCGGCTTGCTCGCCAAACACCTGGGCAGGATTCCCTCCGTCGGCAACAGTGTGGAGGTCAACGGCATCTTGCTGGTGGCCCAGAGAATTGAAGGTTCACCCAACCGGGTCAGCCACCTCATTGCCAGCGCCATTGAACCAGCCGAGAATGACAGTACGGCCATTAAGACCCCCACCGAGCAGCAACACAGGAGCGATCATGAGTAA
- the ybeY gene encoding rRNA maturation RNase YbeY yields MSIEINNESGVEVPQEDLVRLIKHILGAMFVHPQTEVSVILADVPTMEKLHIEWMDEPGPTDVLSFPMDELRPGTATNPTAPGLLGDIVLCPVVAAEQGEAAGHSMEEELLLLTTHGMLHLMGYDHAEPEEKEEMFGLQRELLSSFLGKEAPRETMK; encoded by the coding sequence ATGAGCATCGAAATTAACAATGAATCCGGCGTGGAGGTGCCGCAGGAAGATCTCGTCAGGCTGATCAAGCACATCCTGGGCGCCATGTTTGTGCACCCCCAAACGGAAGTTTCGGTGATCCTCGCGGACGTGCCCACCATGGAAAAACTGCACATCGAATGGATGGACGAGCCGGGCCCCACCGACGTGCTGTCCTTCCCCATGGATGAGCTGCGCCCCGGAACGGCAACCAACCCGACAGCGCCCGGCCTGCTTGGCGACATTGTGCTGTGCCCTGTGGTTGCCGCCGAACAAGGCGAGGCGGCCGGCCACAGCATGGAAGAGGAGCTCCTGCTCCTCACCACGCACGGCATGCTGCACCTTATGGGCTACGACCATGCCGAGCCGGAAGAAAAAGAAGAGATGTTTGGCCTCCAGCGTGAACTGCTCTCCAGCTTCCTGGGCAAGGAAGCACCGCGGGAGACAATGAAGTGA
- a CDS encoding PhoH family protein produces MAETTAHRPDAYPDEGPGRHFPHSVDGTRTEVVHFLSTEQMVATLGAEDEGLRIVENLYPDVSFLARGNVLTMTGPSSVVPRIMHLMEEARGMVARNNTMNAAVWEQLVAMLKSRPDSPAVDILSYDILSSRGRTIRPKTANQKEYVDAIDRNTVVFGIGPAGTGKTYLAMAKAVQALQHKEVSRIILTRPAVEAGERLGFLPGTLNDKIDPYLRPLYDALHDMMDPETIPRLMAAGTIEVAPLAYMRGRTLNDAFIILDEAQNTTPEQMKMFLTRLGFGSKIVVTGDITQVDLPSGTKSGLRVVREILHDVDDINFSILDASDVVRHRLVGAIVSAYNSWDDAHPSPTTPKDSTSR; encoded by the coding sequence ATGGCAGAGACAACAGCACACCGCCCTGATGCATACCCCGATGAGGGGCCCGGGCGGCACTTCCCGCATTCCGTGGACGGCACGCGTACAGAAGTGGTGCACTTTCTCTCCACCGAGCAAATGGTCGCTACCCTTGGTGCCGAAGACGAAGGTTTACGGATTGTTGAAAACCTTTATCCCGATGTCAGCTTTCTGGCACGCGGCAATGTCTTGACCATGACCGGTCCTTCCTCCGTGGTTCCGCGCATCATGCACCTTATGGAAGAAGCGCGCGGCATGGTGGCCCGCAACAACACCATGAATGCGGCCGTGTGGGAACAATTGGTGGCGATGCTCAAGAGCCGCCCGGATTCCCCTGCCGTGGACATACTCAGCTATGACATTCTCTCCAGCAGGGGACGGACCATCAGGCCCAAGACGGCCAACCAAAAAGAGTATGTTGACGCCATCGACCGCAACACCGTGGTTTTTGGCATAGGACCGGCCGGCACCGGAAAAACGTACCTGGCCATGGCCAAGGCCGTCCAGGCGCTGCAGCACAAGGAAGTCAGCCGGATCATCCTGACCCGTCCGGCCGTTGAGGCAGGGGAACGCCTCGGCTTCCTGCCCGGAACCCTCAACGACAAGATTGACCCGTATCTGCGCCCGCTGTACGACGCCCTGCACGACATGATGGATCCCGAAACCATCCCCAGGCTCATGGCGGCAGGCACCATAGAAGTTGCTCCACTGGCGTATATGCGCGGGCGGACACTCAACGATGCCTTCATAATTTTGGATGAAGCACAGAACACCACGCCGGAACAGATGAAAATGTTCCTGACACGTCTTGGCTTTGGTTCCAAGATCGTCGTCACCGGCGACATCACCCAGGTCGACCTGCCCTCCGGCACCAAGTCGGGGCTGCGGGTGGTCAGGGAAATCCTGCACGACGTCGACGACATCAATTTTTCAATCCTGGACGCTAGCGACGTTGTCCGCCACCGCCTGGTGGGGGCCATTGTCAGCGCCTACAACTCCTGGGACGACGCACATCCCAGCCCCACGACACCTAAGGACAGCACCTCACGATGA
- a CDS encoding GerMN domain-containing protein, producing MPAFSPAPSRRHAVCADVSRRERRTVERLRMVDRFAILGLSLSLALAGCTSDGTGEGDATMPASSTTSSSALVTDAPLETATASQTLPVYWLGRSNDDVFLYREFFPSKSTDDPMVAALRTMMSSKPNDPDYFSLWNSPSRLGASISAKNVITVDVSADAFGQKVDEGIAKRSIAQLVYTATAAAAMAGLVDTSSSIQVSVLVDGHTGYDAFGHVSLDKPLTRDASLVAPVWIIDPSNDATYKTLPLKVEGQGISPTGNLSWSLAKVSNDTVGEEYLNGTVAIPEGPNELGNFSFSLIPPPGAYQLSVFLDDPQAPGKRLGVDTKMVRIAGQNVK from the coding sequence ATGCCTGCTTTCTCCCCCGCACCGTCAAGACGGCACGCCGTCTGCGCTGATGTGAGCCGTCGGGAGCGCCGCACCGTGGAACGCCTGCGCATGGTTGACCGTTTCGCGATCCTTGGCCTTTCCCTGTCGCTGGCACTTGCCGGCTGCACCTCGGACGGCACAGGCGAGGGCGATGCGACCATGCCAGCCAGTTCCACCACATCCTCTTCTGCCTTGGTTACCGATGCCCCGCTCGAGACTGCCACCGCCTCACAGACGTTGCCCGTGTACTGGCTGGGACGCAGCAATGACGATGTGTTCCTGTACCGCGAATTTTTTCCGTCGAAGTCGACCGACGATCCCATGGTGGCTGCCCTGCGCACCATGATGAGCAGCAAGCCCAACGATCCTGACTACTTCTCATTGTGGAACAGCCCCTCACGCCTGGGTGCCTCAATTTCCGCCAAAAATGTGATCACGGTTGATGTTTCAGCGGACGCGTTCGGCCAGAAGGTGGATGAGGGTATTGCCAAGCGGTCCATCGCCCAACTGGTGTATACGGCGACGGCGGCAGCTGCCATGGCCGGTCTCGTCGACACCAGCTCCTCCATCCAGGTTTCGGTGCTGGTGGACGGGCACACAGGCTACGACGCCTTTGGCCACGTATCCTTGGACAAGCCTTTGACCCGCGACGCTTCTCTCGTGGCCCCCGTGTGGATCATCGATCCCTCCAACGACGCCACATACAAAACTCTGCCGTTGAAGGTTGAGGGGCAGGGCATCTCCCCCACCGGAAATCTGAGCTGGTCGCTGGCCAAGGTCAGCAATGACACGGTCGGTGAGGAATACCTGAATGGAACTGTGGCCATTCCGGAGGGTCCCAATGAGTTGGGCAACTTTAGTTTTTCGCTGATCCCGCCGCCTGGTGCCTATCAGCTCTCGGTGTTCCTTGACGATCCCCAGGCACCCGGCAAGAGGTTGGGCGTGGACACCAAAATGGTCAGGATTGCCGGACAGAACGTTAAATAG
- a CDS encoding 16S rRNA (uracil(1498)-N(3))-methyltransferase: MSNPVFYAGSAALAGLVPGAVFTLDGAEGRHATTVKRLAAGEPVDVCDGGGLRLVCTVSHAEKGSLTVAVQTVLQEPAPAITFTLIQALAKGDRDELAIETATELGIDAVLPWQAERSIVRWKLDKTVKGPEKWRQVVTAAAKQARRATVPTVGALVGTAGVCEQIAAAGLALILHEDATDPVAEVARHWQDSRAADAAPGTVLLIVGPEGGMSAAEVAAFTAAGAKTALLGHHVLRSSTAGPAAVVLLSQQLGRW; this comes from the coding sequence ATGAGCAACCCAGTCTTTTACGCCGGCTCCGCGGCGCTGGCCGGACTCGTCCCCGGTGCCGTCTTTACCCTCGACGGGGCCGAAGGGCGCCATGCCACCACCGTCAAGCGGCTCGCCGCGGGTGAGCCGGTTGACGTGTGCGACGGCGGAGGGCTGCGTTTGGTCTGCACCGTCAGCCACGCTGAAAAGGGTTCGCTGACGGTGGCCGTCCAGACGGTGCTCCAGGAGCCTGCACCGGCCATCACCTTCACCTTGATCCAGGCACTGGCCAAGGGGGACAGGGACGAGCTGGCCATTGAGACAGCCACCGAACTGGGCATTGACGCGGTGCTGCCGTGGCAGGCTGAACGCTCCATTGTGCGCTGGAAGCTGGACAAGACCGTGAAGGGCCCCGAAAAGTGGCGCCAGGTGGTGACTGCCGCCGCCAAACAGGCGCGCCGGGCAACGGTTCCCACGGTCGGGGCCCTCGTGGGGACGGCAGGGGTGTGCGAGCAGATAGCCGCAGCCGGGCTGGCCTTGATTTTGCATGAAGATGCCACCGACCCGGTGGCCGAGGTGGCACGCCACTGGCAGGACTCCCGGGCGGCGGATGCTGCGCCCGGCACGGTGCTGTTGATCGTGGGTCCGGAAGGCGGCATGAGCGCAGCGGAAGTTGCCGCGTTCACGGCAGCCGGCGCCAAGACCGCCCTGCTGGGCCACCATGTCCTGCGCTCATCGACCGCCGGACCGGCCGCCGTCGTACTTCTCAGCCAACAGCTGGGCCGCTGGTAA
- the dnaJ gene encoding molecular chaperone DnaJ, protein MSNHYDALGVSRDATPEEIKKAYRKLARKLHPDVNDAADAQDRFKAVTHAYEVLSDPQKRRVYDTTGNENGNDNGAGASNFGGDGFAFQDIFETFFGGGGGGGGGGGRGPASRTRRGQDALITVRVELREAVFGVNKKLEIDTAITCPTCDGSCCRPGTHPTTCDVCHGSGQIQRPMRSILGNVMTLATCNSCQGFGTMIIDPCNECMGEGRIRHRRTLTIKVPAGVSTGTRIQLSGQGEAGPAGGPSGDLYVEMKVNNDPAFLREGDDLHATLSVPMTAAALGTELTFETFDGEQPVSIKPGTQAGEVINLRGLGVTHLRGFGRGDMKVHIHVETPTKPDAAQEELLKQLAALRGETFSEGKLVSSGGMFAKLRDKLGNF, encoded by the coding sequence TTGAGCAACCATTACGACGCCCTGGGCGTTTCACGCGACGCCACTCCCGAGGAAATCAAGAAGGCTTACCGCAAGCTTGCCCGGAAGCTGCACCCGGACGTCAACGACGCCGCGGACGCACAGGACCGCTTCAAGGCCGTTACACACGCCTATGAGGTGCTATCCGACCCGCAGAAGCGCCGCGTCTACGACACCACCGGCAATGAAAACGGCAACGACAACGGTGCCGGCGCCAGCAACTTCGGTGGCGACGGCTTTGCGTTCCAGGACATCTTTGAGACGTTCTTCGGCGGGGGTGGCGGCGGTGGCGGGGGCGGCGGCCGCGGCCCGGCCTCACGCACCCGGCGCGGCCAGGACGCACTGATCACGGTTCGCGTGGAATTGCGTGAAGCCGTGTTCGGAGTCAACAAGAAGCTTGAAATCGACACGGCCATCACGTGCCCCACCTGCGACGGCAGCTGCTGCCGCCCCGGCACGCACCCCACCACGTGTGACGTTTGCCATGGCAGCGGCCAGATCCAGCGCCCCATGCGCTCCATCCTGGGCAACGTCATGACCCTGGCCACCTGCAACTCCTGCCAAGGCTTCGGCACCATGATCATCGACCCCTGCAACGAATGCATGGGCGAGGGGCGCATCCGCCACCGCCGCACACTGACCATCAAGGTCCCGGCCGGCGTGAGCACAGGCACCCGCATCCAACTGTCCGGGCAGGGCGAAGCGGGTCCCGCCGGCGGCCCCTCCGGTGACCTCTACGTGGAGATGAAGGTCAACAACGACCCCGCCTTCCTGCGCGAGGGCGACGACCTGCACGCCACCCTGAGCGTGCCCATGACGGCGGCCGCACTCGGCACCGAACTCACCTTTGAAACGTTCGACGGCGAACAGCCCGTCAGCATCAAGCCCGGCACCCAGGCCGGTGAGGTCATCAACCTGCGCGGCCTGGGTGTGACGCACCTGCGCGGATTCGGCCGTGGCGACATGAAGGTGCACATCCACGTGGAAACGCCCACCAAGCCCGACGCCGCCCAGGAGGAACTGCTCAAGCAGCTCGCCGCACTGCGTGGGGAAACCTTCTCGGAAGGCAAACTTGTCAGCAGCGGCGGCATGTTCGCCAAGCTCCGTGACAAGCTCGGCAACTTCTAG